Proteins from a genomic interval of Parvivirga hydrogeniphila:
- a CDS encoding molybdopterin molybdotransferase MoeA, whose translation MITVEEARERVLAGIERLGTERVGIIEALGRVLAEDVVSDIDVAPFDNSAMDGYAVRAEDVAAAREDAPVRLAVVEHVPAGSFPTRAVGRGEAVRIMTGAPMPEGADAVVMVERTREEDGGATAAILAPVRAGENVRRKGEDVRAGEVVLSAGEVVGPAAVGLLASVGCERPLVYRRPRVAIVATGDELVDVSEKPGPGKIRNSNSYSLAAQVLAAGGEPHVLGVARDTAASTEALLSRAPEFDVMVTTGGVSMGDYDVVKGVLERLGEMDFWKVAMRPGAPQTHGRIGSTPFFGLPGNPTSTMVGFELFVRPVLRKMAGHAALDRPRHPVTLAHDVKKKPDRRYFLRARVERDGDGYVARLSGGQSSAMLTSMHRANALLVLPEGESHFAAGSVVECIRLDMEEGTP comes from the coding sequence ATGATCACGGTCGAAGAGGCGCGCGAGCGCGTGCTTGCGGGCATCGAGCGGCTCGGCACGGAGCGCGTCGGCATCATCGAGGCGCTCGGCCGGGTGCTCGCAGAGGACGTGGTGTCCGACATCGACGTCGCGCCGTTCGACAACTCCGCGATGGACGGGTACGCGGTGCGTGCGGAAGATGTGGCGGCCGCACGCGAGGACGCGCCCGTGCGTCTCGCAGTCGTCGAGCACGTGCCGGCCGGCTCGTTCCCGACGCGGGCGGTCGGCCGGGGCGAGGCGGTCCGTATCATGACGGGCGCTCCGATGCCCGAAGGCGCCGACGCCGTGGTGATGGTCGAGCGGACCCGCGAGGAGGACGGCGGAGCGACCGCTGCGATCCTCGCGCCCGTGCGGGCCGGCGAGAACGTCCGTCGCAAGGGCGAGGACGTGCGCGCAGGCGAGGTCGTGCTGAGCGCAGGCGAGGTCGTGGGGCCGGCGGCCGTCGGGCTGCTCGCGTCTGTCGGCTGCGAACGCCCGCTCGTCTACCGCAGGCCGCGCGTCGCGATCGTCGCGACGGGCGACGAGCTCGTGGATGTCAGCGAGAAGCCGGGCCCAGGCAAGATCCGCAACTCGAACTCCTACTCGCTCGCGGCGCAGGTGCTCGCGGCCGGCGGCGAGCCGCACGTGCTCGGCGTGGCGCGCGACACCGCGGCCTCGACAGAGGCGCTGCTGTCGCGGGCCCCTGAGTTCGACGTGATGGTGACGACGGGCGGCGTGAGCATGGGCGACTACGACGTCGTGAAAGGCGTGCTCGAGCGGCTGGGCGAGATGGACTTCTGGAAGGTCGCGATGCGGCCCGGCGCGCCGCAGACGCACGGGAGGATCGGCTCGACGCCGTTCTTCGGGCTGCCGGGGAACCCGACCTCCACGATGGTGGGGTTCGAGCTGTTCGTGCGTCCGGTGTTGCGGAAGATGGCGGGACATGCGGCGCTCGACCGTCCGCGCCACCCCGTGACGCTCGCGCACGACGTGAAGAAGAAACCCGACCGCCGGTACTTCTTGCGAGCGCGCGTCGAGCGCGATGGCGACGGGTACGTCGCGCGCCTGTCCGGCGGCCAGTCCTCCGCCATGCTCACCTCGATGCATCGCGCGAACGCGTTGCTGGTGTTGCCAGAAGGAGAGTCGCACTTCGCGGCAGGAAGCGTCGTGGAGTGCATCCGTCTCGACATGGAAGAAGGGACGCCATGA
- the mobB gene encoding molybdopterin-guanine dinucleotide biosynthesis protein B codes for MDAPRRIPIVSIVGKSDAGKTTLLEGVVSELVARGYAVATCKHHAHEVDIDVPGKDSWRHARAGARVVMVASPSQLVTIRRLERELDLDEIAAEAARAGCDVLVTEGFKRVATVRIEVARRARSRELISEPHELVALVTDDESIEAPGVPRFALDDHRGVADFVERTFLKGARDGD; via the coding sequence GTGGATGCGCCGCGCCGGATACCGATCGTCTCGATCGTCGGCAAGAGCGACGCAGGCAAGACGACCCTCCTCGAAGGCGTCGTGAGCGAGCTCGTCGCGCGCGGGTACGCGGTCGCGACGTGCAAGCACCACGCGCACGAGGTCGACATCGACGTGCCGGGCAAGGACTCATGGCGCCACGCGCGGGCCGGCGCGCGCGTGGTGATGGTGGCGTCGCCGTCGCAGCTGGTGACGATCCGACGGCTGGAACGCGAGCTCGACCTCGACGAGATCGCTGCGGAAGCGGCCCGCGCCGGGTGCGACGTGCTCGTCACCGAGGGATTCAAGCGCGTGGCGACGGTGCGCATCGAGGTCGCCCGCCGTGCGCGCTCCCGCGAGCTCATCAGCGAGCCGCACGAGCTCGTGGCGCTCGTGACCGACGACGAGAGCATCGAAGCTCCGGGCGTGCCGCGATTCGCGCTCGACGATCACCGCGGCGTCGCGGACTTCGTCGAGCGCACGTTCCTCAAAGGAGCACGGGATGGCGACTGA